A single genomic interval of Helianthus annuus cultivar XRQ/B chromosome 13, HanXRQr2.0-SUNRISE, whole genome shotgun sequence harbors:
- the LOC110898555 gene encoding pentatricopeptide repeat-containing protein At4g37170 gives MRSIRPHFRALITPHQRIISTSSSETLSRTPNPQKTFFKSQNKHEEAIINLCQKSRLTEAIQLLDRIEHPSSFIYSNLLQLCVQQRALEGTKRVHSHIKRSNFLLGVSSYNRILDIYCKCGSLVDARKVFDEMPERDLCSWNTMVSGYAKAGRLKDARNLFDEMPERDNFSWTAIISGYVRHGCPNEALRLCRAMLKDYNVRCNKFTVCSALAASAATQSLTIGKEIHGHIVRTGIDSDAVVWSALSDMYGKCGSLDEARHIFDKTSDKDVVTWTAMIDRYFKSGRREEGFLLFSELLRSGNKPNEFTFAGILNVCALYNLESLGRQVHGYMARIGFNQSSFAASALIHMYCRCGNTEIADRVFKWVPNPDLASWTSLINGYAQNGQPEESLKLFEALLESGTKPDHITFVGVLSACTHSGLVDKGLEYFNSIKEKHGLAYTIDHYACVVDLLSRSGRFNEAEDIIKKMPMKPDKFLWASLLAGCRIHGNLDLAKRAAEALFKIEPENAATYVTLSNIYAAAGKWADVAKIRNLMDVNKVVKKPGRSWTEIKRKVYTFLMGDTSNPRLNEIHELLEELQRKIREEGYVPKTDYVLHDVEDEQKEQNLSYHSEKLAIAFAILVTPPGTSIKVFKNLRTCVDCHTFIKYVSKVVSRKIIVRDSSRFHCFEDGSCSCKDYW, from the coding sequence ATGAGATCCATCAGACCCCATTTTCGAGCTCTCATCACCCCTCACCAACGAATCATCTCCACATCTTCTTCCGAAACCCTTTCAAGAACCCCAAACCCTCAAAAAACTTTCTTCAAATCCCAAAACAAACATGAAGAAGCCATTATCAACCTTTGCCAGAAATCCCGTTTAACAGAAGCAATTCAACTACTTGATCGTATTGAACACCCATCTTCATTTATCTATTCTAATCTTCTTCAGCTTTGCGTTCAACAGAGAGCTCTTGAAGGCACCAAAAGGGTGCATTCGCATATAAAAAGATCAAATTTTTTGCTTGGGGTGTCTAGTTACAATCGAATTTTAGATATTTATTGTAAATGTGGGAGTTTGGTGGATGCACgtaaggtgttcgatgaaatgcctgaGAGAGATTTGTGTTCTTGGAACACTATGGTATCTGGGTATGCGAAAGCTGGACGGTTAAAAGACGCACGCAacctgtttgatgaaatgcctgaaCGAGATAATTTTTCTTGGACTGCGATTATTTCGGGATATGTTCGACATGGGTGTCCTAACGAAGCGTTGCGGTTGTGTAGAGCAATGTTGAAGGACTACAATGTTAGGTGTAATAAGTTTACGGTTTGTAGTGCGCTTGCTGCTTCTGCTGCGACTCAGAGTTTAACTATTGGGAAGGAAATTCATGGTCATATTGTGCGAACGGGGATAGATTCTGATGCGGTTGTTTGGAGTGCTTTGTCGGATATGTACGGGAAATGTGGGAGTTTAGATGAAGCTAGACACATATTTGATAAAACATCGGATAAAGACGTTGTTACATGGACCGCGATGATTGATAGGTATTTTAAAAGCGGGAGGAGGGAAGAAGGGTTTCTCCTGTTCTCGGAGTTGTTAAGATCCGGAAATAAACCTAACGAGTTTACGTTCGCTGGGATATTAAACGTATGCGCACTTTATAATCTGGAATCTTTAGGTCGACAAGTACACGGGTATATGGCACGCATCGGGTTTAACCAATCTTCATTTGCAGCAAGCGCTCTTATTCATATGTATTGCAGGTGCGGGAACACCGAGATTGCGGATAGAGTGTTTAAGTGGGTACCAAACCCAGATTTAGCTTCATGGACTTCGCTAATCAACGGGTATGCTCAAAACGGTCAACCCGAAGAGTCTTTAAAGTTATTTGAAGCGCTACTCGAGTCCGGAACTAAGCCGGATCATATAACATTTGTCGGTGTTCTTTCGGCTTGTACACATTCCGGGTTGGTTGATAAAGGACTCGAATATTTTAATTCGATAAAAGAAAAACACGGGTTAGCTTATACCATTGATCACTATGCGTGTGTGGTTGATCTTCTTAGTCGATCAGGTAGATTTAATGAAGCGGAAGACATTATTAAGAAAATGCCGATGAAACCCGACAAGTTTTTGTGGGCGTCTTTACTCGCTGGATGTAGAATTCACGGGAATCTCGATTTGGCAAAACGAGCGGCTGAAGCGTTGTTTAAGATAGAGCCGGAAAACGCAGCTACTTACGTCACGCTTTCCAACATTTACGCAGCGGCTGGTAAATGGGCCGACGTGGCAAAAATCCGGAACTTGATGGACGTTAACAAAGTGGTGAAGAAACCGGGACGAAGTTGGACCGAAATTAAGCGAAAAGTGTATACGTTCTTGATGGGAGATACATCAAACCCGAGATTAAACGAAATCCATGAGTTATTAGAAGAATTGCAAAGAAAGATTAGGGAAGAAGGTTATGTACCGAAGACGGATTATGTGCTTCATGATGTGGAAGATGAGCAAAAGGAGCAAAACTTGTCGTATCATAGTGAGAAACTTGCTATTGCGTTTGCGATTCTTGTTACGCCACCAGGGACTTCGATAAAAGTGTTTAAGAACTTGAGGACTTGCGTTGATTGTCATACGTTTATTAAATACGTGTCTAAAGTTGTTAGTAGGAAAATTATCGTAAGAGATTCGAGTAGGTTTCATTGTTTCGAAGATGGGAGTTGTTCATGCAAAGACTATTGGTGA